Proteins from one Candidatus Margulisiibacteriota bacterium genomic window:
- a CDS encoding valine--tRNA ligase: MSEELAKVYDPAQVEQKWYRFWEESGYFKPNDQATKPPFTIVIPPPNVTGSLHMGHALNNSIQDLLIRYKRMQGFQTLWVPGTDHAGIATQNVVERELKKEGKRKEDLGREKFIAKVWEWKKEYGGRITQQLRRLGASCDWSRERFTMDEGLNRAVKKHFVQLYHEGLIYRGKRIINWCPRCQTALSDIEVEHEAKKGSLWHLKYGPLTVATTRPETMLGDTAIAVNPRDERYKHMWGKTVELPLVGRHIPIIQDDFVDPAFGTGAVKVTPAHDPNDYDMGIRHNLPSLNILTPDGRITGSGIPELDGLDRFKAREEIVKRLEAEGKLVKIEDYDTSIGHCYRCKTVIEPYLSDQWFVKVGPLAKPAIEAVERGEVKFVPERWTKVYLQWMTNLRDWCISRQLWWGHQIPAWYKGDEIYVGEEPPKGEGWAQDPDVFDTWFSSALWPFSTLGWPDQTEDLKTYYPTDVLVTSYDIIFFWVARMIMAGLHFMKKAPFHTVYFNALVKDVHGKKMSKSWGNVIDPLEVIDRAGADALRFAFLSLITGQGQDVKLSEDKITEARNFANKIWNVSRFVLMGVTDRESRVTGQGLELADKWILSRYNQTIKRVTANIDAYEFGEAAHGLYEFIWSEFCDWYVEIAKIRLYGQDEKAKAVVQSVLLTVLQGTLKILHPFMPFITEEIHQRIAGTEGPGTKGLKTIMLEQWPAADDKALDPKAEAEMAVVMDVVRAVRNIRAEFNVPHGNELEVTIVGEKTFNEAYLKSLAKVGKITAVKKLDQKPARSASAVAGGLEVYAVLAGLIDLEKETARLTKEKEKLVSELAKIENRLHDQNFLAKANPESVEKEKQRAAEFAAKIKLLADRLTSLAG, from the coding sequence ATGAGCGAAGAACTAGCTAAAGTTTATGACCCGGCCCAGGTCGAGCAGAAATGGTACCGGTTCTGGGAAGAGAGCGGCTATTTTAAGCCGAACGATCAAGCCACTAAACCACCGTTCACCATCGTGATCCCGCCGCCGAACGTGACCGGGTCGCTCCACATGGGGCACGCGCTTAATAACTCCATTCAAGACCTGTTGATCCGTTATAAGCGGATGCAGGGCTTCCAAACGCTTTGGGTCCCGGGGACCGACCACGCCGGGATCGCCACGCAGAACGTCGTGGAGCGGGAACTGAAGAAAGAAGGAAAGCGGAAAGAGGACCTCGGCCGGGAAAAGTTCATTGCCAAGGTCTGGGAGTGGAAAAAGGAATACGGCGGCCGGATCACCCAGCAGCTCAGGCGGCTCGGCGCCTCCTGCGACTGGTCGCGCGAACGGTTCACCATGGACGAGGGGTTGAACCGGGCGGTCAAGAAACATTTTGTCCAGCTTTATCACGAAGGGCTGATCTACCGCGGCAAGCGGATCATCAACTGGTGCCCCCGCTGTCAGACCGCGTTATCCGACATTGAGGTCGAACACGAGGCGAAAAAAGGGTCGCTCTGGCACCTCAAGTACGGGCCGCTAACCGTCGCTACCACCAGGCCGGAGACAATGCTCGGCGACACCGCGATCGCCGTTAATCCCCGGGACGAGCGGTACAAGCATATGTGGGGGAAGACCGTTGAGCTCCCGCTGGTCGGCCGGCATATCCCGATCATTCAGGATGACTTTGTCGACCCGGCCTTTGGCACGGGCGCCGTCAAAGTTACTCCCGCTCACGACCCGAACGATTATGATATGGGGATCCGTCATAATCTCCCTTCCCTGAATATCCTCACCCCGGACGGCCGGATAACCGGCTCGGGCATTCCCGAGCTCGACGGCCTGGACCGCTTCAAGGCGCGGGAAGAGATCGTTAAACGGCTGGAAGCGGAAGGGAAACTGGTCAAGATCGAGGATTACGATACCTCGATCGGCCACTGCTACCGCTGCAAAACGGTCATTGAACCTTACCTGTCCGACCAGTGGTTCGTCAAGGTCGGTCCACTCGCTAAACCCGCGATCGAGGCGGTCGAAAGGGGGGAGGTTAAGTTCGTTCCCGAGCGCTGGACCAAGGTCTATCTCCAGTGGATGACCAACCTGCGCGATTGGTGCATTTCGCGCCAGTTGTGGTGGGGGCACCAGATCCCCGCCTGGTATAAGGGGGACGAGATCTACGTCGGTGAAGAGCCGCCCAAAGGCGAGGGGTGGGCCCAGGACCCGGATGTCTTTGATACCTGGTTCTCGTCGGCCTTGTGGCCGTTCTCGACGCTGGGGTGGCCCGACCAGACGGAAGACCTCAAGACTTACTACCCAACCGACGTCTTGGTCACCAGCTATGACATTATCTTCTTCTGGGTGGCGCGGATGATCATGGCCGGCCTCCATTTTATGAAAAAGGCGCCGTTCCACACCGTTTACTTCAACGCCCTGGTCAAGGACGTCCACGGCAAAAAGATGAGCAAGTCGTGGGGGAACGTTATCGACCCGCTCGAGGTGATCGACCGGGCGGGGGCGGATGCCTTGCGGTTTGCCTTTCTCTCGCTGATAACCGGGCAGGGCCAGGACGTTAAACTCTCCGAAGACAAGATCACCGAAGCGCGGAACTTCGCGAATAAAATATGGAACGTTAGCAGGTTCGTTCTGATGGGGGTTACGGATCGCGAGTCGCGGGTCACGGGTCAGGGATTGGAATTGGCTGATAAGTGGATCCTGTCGCGGTATAACCAGACGATCAAGCGGGTCACCGCGAATATTGACGCTTACGAGTTTGGCGAAGCGGCACACGGGCTTTACGAGTTCATCTGGTCGGAATTCTGCGACTGGTACGTCGAGATCGCCAAGATCCGGCTTTACGGCCAGGACGAAAAGGCCAAAGCGGTCGTCCAAAGCGTCCTCTTAACGGTCCTGCAGGGGACGCTCAAGATATTGCATCCGTTCATGCCGTTTATCACGGAGGAGATCCACCAAAGGATCGCGGGGACGGAGGGGCCGGGGACGAAGGGGCTGAAAACGATAATGCTCGAACAGTGGCCGGCGGCGGACGACAAGGCGCTCGACCCGAAAGCGGAAGCGGAGATGGCGGTCGTGATGGACGTTGTCCGGGCGGTCCGCAATATCCGGGCGGAGTTCAACGTGCCGCACGGGAACGAGCTCGAAGTGACGATCGTCGGCGAGAAAACGTTCAACGAAGCATATTTAAAGTCCCTGGCGAAGGTCGGCAAGATCACGGCGGTCAAAAAACTCGACCAGAAACCGGCCCGGTCGGCCTCGGCGGTCGCCGGCGGCCTGGAAGTTTACGCCGTGCTCGCCGGCTTGATCGACCTGGAAAAAGAGACCGCCCGCTTGACCAAGGAGAAGGAAAAACTGGTCTCGGAACTGGCCAAGATCGAGAACCGGTTGCACGACCAGAATTTCCTCGCCAAAGCCAACCCCGAATCGGTGGAAAAAGAGAAACAGCGGGCGGCGGAATTTGCCGCCAAGATCAAGCTGCTGGCGGACCGGCTGACCAGCCTGGCCGGCTAG
- a CDS encoding TIGR00282 family metallophosphoesterase: MSPSKLNILFISDIVGSYGREIVRYVLPELKQELAVDLTIANGENSAHGYSITEKIYRDLLDHGIDAVTMGNHVWEKKEVVAKIDTFDRLVRPANYPPGLPGRGHLALDCQGVKVGIVNLLGRVFMNCVDCPFQAADKIIPQVQAEAKVIIVDFHGEATSEKAAMGYYLDGKVSAVIGTHTHVQTADERILTGGTAFISDAGMCAAQDSVIGMNKVQILKRFTTCLPEKFEPYDSGPGLFNAVLLTVETATGKALAIKRINRVTEPLNISKEDKNAKQD, from the coding sequence ATGTCGCCAAGTAAACTGAACATCCTGTTCATCAGCGACATCGTTGGCTCGTACGGGCGGGAGATCGTCCGTTACGTGCTGCCGGAGCTGAAGCAAGAGCTCGCCGTCGACCTGACGATCGCCAACGGCGAGAACTCCGCCCACGGCTACAGCATTACCGAAAAGATCTACCGCGACCTGCTGGACCACGGCATCGACGCGGTCACGATGGGGAACCACGTCTGGGAAAAGAAGGAGGTCGTCGCCAAGATCGACACCTTCGACCGGCTGGTCCGGCCCGCCAACTACCCGCCGGGCCTCCCGGGACGGGGCCACCTGGCGCTCGACTGCCAGGGGGTGAAGGTCGGGATCGTCAACCTGCTCGGCCGGGTCTTCATGAATTGCGTCGACTGCCCGTTCCAGGCGGCGGACAAGATCATCCCGCAAGTTCAGGCCGAAGCAAAAGTGATCATCGTCGATTTCCACGGCGAAGCGACCTCGGAGAAAGCGGCCATGGGGTATTATCTCGACGGCAAGGTTTCCGCCGTCATCGGCACCCACACCCATGTCCAAACGGCTGATGAGCGGATCTTAACGGGCGGGACGGCTTTTATCTCCGACGCCGGGATGTGCGCCGCCCAGGATTCGGTGATCGGGATGAATAAGGTGCAGATCCTGAAGCGGTTCACCACCTGCCTGCCGGAGAAATTCGAACCGTATGACAGCGGGCCCGGTCTATTTAACGCCGTCCTCTTGACCGTCGAGACCGCGACCGGCAAGGCGCTGGCAATTAAACGGATCAACCGCGTCACCGAACCGCTGAATATCTCTAAAGAGGATAAGAACGCTAAGCAGGACTAG
- the rny gene encoding ribonuclease Y, producing the protein MSYLLIAALVVFGLAVAYLMVRKQLSEQKVRIAEETAKRIVEDAKKEADRAKKEALLEAKDEAIKVRADFEREAKERKSELTGMERRIQSREDHLENKEKNIENREKLIKKIEDDLVKLKDNLQQGKDQLIAELEKAAAFSREDAKRELLGRLEQELAVDAAKMIKAKEEEVRKESDKRAREILATAIQRCAVDHVVETTTSMVELPSDDLKGRIIGREGRNIRAFETLTGVDLIVDDTPEAVILSSFDPLRRETAKLTLQKLISDGRIHPARVEETYEKAKQELKAAMWNHGESAATETGVHGLPPVIIQLLGRLHYRTSYGQNVLQHSVEMSHLAGMLAAELGVNVNLAKRAALLHDIGKAIDQETEGTHTRLGVAFAEKAGESPEVLHAIEAHHNDVEPRTIEAVIVQVCDAISSARPGARRDTLEAYVKRLEKLETVAKSFPGVEKVYAISAGREVRVVVQPDRIDDLGAVKLAHDIAKKVESELEYPGEIKVTVIRETRASDVAK; encoded by the coding sequence ATGAGTTATCTGCTCATCGCCGCCCTGGTCGTCTTTGGGTTGGCGGTCGCTTACCTGATGGTCAGGAAGCAGTTATCGGAACAGAAGGTCCGGATCGCCGAGGAAACGGCCAAGCGGATCGTGGAGGACGCCAAGAAAGAAGCCGACCGGGCCAAGAAGGAGGCCCTGCTCGAGGCCAAGGACGAAGCGATCAAGGTCCGCGCCGACTTTGAACGGGAAGCCAAGGAACGCAAGAGCGAATTGACCGGGATGGAAAGAAGGATCCAGTCGCGCGAAGACCATTTGGAGAACAAGGAAAAGAACATCGAGAACCGCGAGAAGCTGATCAAGAAGATCGAGGACGACCTGGTCAAGCTCAAGGACAACCTGCAGCAAGGCAAGGACCAGTTGATCGCCGAACTGGAGAAAGCGGCGGCGTTCTCGCGGGAAGACGCCAAGCGCGAACTGCTCGGCCGCCTGGAGCAGGAGCTGGCGGTCGACGCGGCCAAGATGATCAAGGCCAAGGAAGAAGAGGTCCGGAAAGAATCGGACAAGCGGGCGCGCGAGATCCTGGCGACCGCCATCCAGCGCTGCGCCGTGGACCACGTGGTGGAAACGACCACTTCCATGGTCGAGCTCCCCAGTGACGACCTGAAAGGCCGGATCATCGGCCGCGAGGGCCGCAACATCCGGGCGTTCGAGACGCTGACCGGCGTCGACCTGATCGTCGACGATACGCCGGAAGCGGTGATCCTCTCCAGCTTCGATCCGCTGCGGCGCGAGACCGCCAAGCTGACGCTGCAGAAATTGATCTCGGACGGCCGGATCCACCCGGCCCGCGTCGAGGAAACTTACGAAAAGGCCAAGCAGGAGCTGAAGGCCGCCATGTGGAACCACGGCGAAAGCGCCGCCACCGAGACCGGCGTGCACGGCCTGCCGCCGGTGATCATCCAGCTGCTCGGCCGCCTGCACTACCGGACCTCGTACGGCCAGAACGTGCTGCAGCATTCGGTGGAAATGTCCCACCTGGCCGGCATGCTGGCCGCCGAACTGGGGGTCAACGTCAACCTGGCCAAGCGCGCCGCCCTGCTCCATGACATCGGCAAGGCGATCGACCAGGAGACCGAAGGGACCCACACCCGGCTCGGCGTCGCGTTCGCGGAAAAAGCGGGCGAATCGCCGGAAGTCCTGCACGCGATCGAGGCCCACCACAACGACGTGGAGCCGCGCACCATCGAAGCGGTGATCGTCCAGGTCTGCGACGCGATCAGCAGCGCCCGGCCCGGCGCCCGCCGCGACACGCTGGAAGCTTACGTCAAGCGGCTGGAGAAGCTGGAGACCGTCGCCAAATCGTTCCCCGGCGTGGAAAAGGTCTACGCCATTTCCGCCGGCCGCGAGGTCCGCGTCGTCGTCCAGCCCGACCGGATCGACGATCTGGGCGCGGTCAAGCTCGCCCACGACATCGCCAAGAAAGTGGAAAGCGAGCTCGAATATCCGGGCGAGATCAAGGTGACGGTGATCAGGGAGACCAGGGCATCGGATGTCGCCAAGTAA
- the recA gene encoding recombinase RecA → MRVIGREEKGEGKSKTVSPAIINAEGKSKALGLAIAQIEKNFGKGSIMKLGETTKLNVEVVPTGVLSLDLALGVGGLPRGRVVEIFGPEGGGKTTVSLHAIAEAQRRGGTAAFIDAEHSMDPKYAKKLGVDIENLLISQPDYGEQALEIAETLIRSGAIDIIVVDSVAALVPKTEVEGEMGDSVMGLQARLMSQALRKLTAVIGKSKTTMIFINQLREKIGIMFGNPETTPGGRALKFYSSVRLDVRAAEKIKENDKIIGTRVKVKVVKNKVAPPFREASFVLIHGQGVLREADIIDQGVALGVVQKSGAWFNYGDTKLGQGFDGAITFLKENSKLANKIEGEVRKAITAQQA, encoded by the coding sequence ATGAGAGTTATCGGTAGAGAAGAAAAAGGCGAAGGGAAGTCGAAAACGGTCAGCCCGGCGATCATCAATGCCGAAGGGAAGTCCAAAGCCCTGGGCCTGGCGATCGCGCAGATCGAGAAGAATTTCGGTAAAGGTTCGATCATGAAGCTGGGGGAAACGACCAAGTTGAACGTGGAAGTCGTCCCGACCGGGGTCCTGTCCCTGGACCTGGCGCTCGGCGTCGGCGGATTGCCGCGCGGCCGGGTCGTCGAGATCTTTGGCCCGGAAGGGGGCGGCAAGACGACCGTCTCGCTGCACGCCATCGCGGAAGCCCAGCGGCGCGGCGGCACCGCCGCGTTCATCGACGCGGAGCACTCGATGGACCCCAAGTACGCCAAGAAGCTCGGCGTTGACATCGAGAATCTCCTGATCTCCCAGCCCGACTACGGCGAGCAGGCGCTGGAGATCGCGGAGACCCTGATCCGCTCCGGCGCGATCGACATTATCGTGGTCGACTCGGTCGCGGCGCTGGTCCCCAAGACCGAGGTCGAAGGGGAGATGGGCGACTCGGTCATGGGCCTGCAAGCCCGGCTGATGTCGCAGGCGCTCCGCAAGCTGACCGCGGTCATCGGCAAGTCCAAAACGACCATGATCTTCATCAACCAGCTCCGCGAGAAGATCGGCATCATGTTCGGCAACCCGGAAACGACGCCGGGCGGCCGCGCGCTGAAGTTCTACTCGTCGGTCCGGCTTGACGTCCGCGCCGCCGAGAAGATCAAGGAGAACGACAAGATCATCGGCACCCGGGTCAAGGTCAAAGTCGTCAAGAACAAGGTCGCCCCGCCCTTCCGCGAGGCCAGTTTCGTCCTGATCCACGGCCAGGGGGTGTTGCGGGAGGCCGACATCATCGACCAGGGAGTCGCGCTCGGCGTGGTGCAAAAAAGCGGCGCCTGGTTCAATTACGGCGACACCAAGCTCGGCCAGGGCTTTGACGGCGCCATTACCTTCCTGAAAGAGAACTCGAAACTGGCGAACAAGATAGAAGGCGAGGTCCGGAAAGCGATCACCGCGCAGCAAGCATAG
- a CDS encoding CinA family protein: protein MAEPIPQAVEIKLEDFFTKFLSVIGKATDQQIAELLRKSKQTVAAAESVTGGLVASHLTSVPGSSDYFIGGIVCYSPRVKVTQVGVAPALISQHGVVSKEVAIALAEEVKKRLRTDIGLATTGVAGPAPVPPAPVGKVFIALAGKSTVEYKELNLQGTRAEIREKAARACLGLLWLYLGGEDVLK from the coding sequence ATGGCAGAGCCAATTCCTCAAGCAGTTGAGATCAAGCTAGAGGACTTCTTCACGAAGTTCCTCTCGGTGATCGGCAAGGCGACCGACCAGCAGATCGCCGAGCTGCTCCGCAAGAGCAAGCAGACGGTGGCGGCCGCGGAATCGGTCACCGGCGGCCTGGTGGCGAGCCATCTGACGAGCGTGCCGGGGAGCTCCGACTATTTTATCGGCGGGATCGTCTGTTACTCGCCGCGGGTCAAGGTGACCCAGGTCGGCGTGGCGCCGGCGCTGATCAGCCAGCACGGCGTGGTCAGCAAGGAAGTGGCGATCGCCCTGGCCGAGGAAGTTAAAAAACGGCTCCGGACCGATATCGGTTTGGCGACGACCGGCGTGGCCGGCCCCGCCCCGGTCCCGCCGGCGCCGGTCGGCAAGGTCTTTATCGCCCTGGCCGGCAAGAGCACGGTGGAGTACAAGGAACTGAACCTGCAGGGGACCCGCGCCGAGATCAGGGAAAAAGCGGCGCGGGCGTGTCTCGGGCTGCTCTGGTTGTACCTGGGCGGCGAAGACGTTCTGAAATAA
- the pgsA gene encoding CDP-diacylglycerol--glycerol-3-phosphate 3-phosphatidyltransferase, producing MFDLTLANKITLGRIALIPLCVIFLLSGLLGLAALLFVLLSLTDLVDGYVARKYNQVSELGKMLDPLADKILVISVLIGLTAIGRADPVPVIIIAAREFLIASIRTSKLFAASPLAKWKTATQTLAVFMLFFALPLADVVLWLAVLLSLVSGWAYLWQSQFLKQLRSS from the coding sequence TTGTTTGACTTGACGTTAGCCAACAAGATCACCCTGGGCAGAATTGCCTTAATCCCTCTCTGCGTTATCTTCTTGCTTTCCGGCTTGCTCGGCTTAGCCGCGCTCCTTTTTGTCCTGCTCTCGCTCACCGACCTGGTCGACGGTTACGTCGCCAGGAAATATAACCAGGTCTCGGAGCTGGGCAAGATGCTCGACCCGCTGGCCGACAAGATCCTCGTCATCAGCGTCTTGATCGGCCTGACGGCGATCGGCCGGGCCGATCCGGTCCCGGTGATCATTATCGCCGCGCGGGAGTTCCTGATCGCCAGCATCCGGACCAGCAAGCTCTTCGCGGCCAGTCCGCTCGCCAAGTGGAAAACGGCCACGCAAACCCTGGCGGTCTTCATGCTCTTTTTCGCGCTGCCGCTGGCGGACGTCGTCCTCTGGCTGGCGGTGCTCCTGTCCCTGGTCTCCGGTTGGGCGTATTTATGGCAGAGCCAATTCCTCAAGCAGTTGAGATCAAGCTAG